CCGCGCCGCGGCGGGTACCGGGAGGCGCAGGTCGACCTGCTGCTGGACGCGGTCATCGACGTCATGAACGCCGTCCGCTGAGGAACCGGGAGCTCCTCCTCATCCGATCCGCCTGGCAGGACGCCCCCGATCCGGTCCGGGAGTCGCCATCCGGGTAACGGTTGGGTAAAGTCATGCGGAGCCATGGGTAGACACACGAACGATCTCGCACCTCGCCAGCCGCTCACCACCGCGCCGAGGCCCGTTCCGCGACGGCGCTCCGCGTTCTCGCGCGTGGCCGCCCCCACCATCGCCTTCGGCGCAGCTGCGGCGTTCATGCTTGTCAACGTCGTGGATCCCACGTCCGGCGCGGTCGCGAACCCCCAGTACCAGGAGTACCAGGCGACCGTCGCGCAGCTGGCCCGTGCGGACGCACAGACGCTCGCGGTGCCCTCGGCCGACACGGCGGTGGAGATCGAGCCCGGCTTCGAGTCCGTGGCCGCCCCGCCGCCCCCGCCGCCCGTCGAGACCCCCGCCCCGTCGACCGGATCCGGTGTCGGCTCCGGTTCCGGTGCGAAGTCGTCCGGCTCCGCCGGTGGAGGTGCCATCGCGATCCCCGACCCTGGCAGCGCCAAGGGCATCGCCCGCAGCATCCTCGCCTCGCAGGGCATGGGCGACGACCAGTACGCGTGCCTCGACTACCTCTGGACCAAGGAGTCCGGGTGGCGGGTGAGCGCCTACAACCCCAGCGGTGCGTACGGCATCCCGCAGGCCCTGCCCGGCAGCAAGATGGCGTCCGCGGGCGCCGACTGGCAGACGAACCCGGCCACGCAGATCACGTGGGGCCTCGGCTACATCGACTCGCGCTACGGCTCGCCGTGCGGTGCGAAGGCGCACAGCGTCCTCAAGAACTGGTATTGACGACGCCGCGTCCGCGACCCCGCGCTGAGGCGCGCGGCGCGGACACGTCGCCCGGCTAGCCTCGGGTCATGGACTACGCGGCTCTCGGTGTCGTCGGGATCGCGATCCTGGTGGCCGTCACGCTCGTGGCGCGTCGCATCGGCGTGGCCACCCCGCTGGTGCTCGTGCTCGTGGGCGTCGGCATCTCGTACCTGCCGGGCGTGCCCCCTGTGGAGGTGCCGCCTGAGCTGATCCTCGCCGGCGTCCTCCCGCCGCTGCTCTACGGCGCGGCGGTGACGGTGCCGCTCGTGGACTTCCGGCGCAACCTCCGCACGATCGTCAGCCTCTCGGTCGTCCTGGTGCTCGTGTCCGCCTTCGGGATCGGCCTGCTGCTCTACGCGCTCTTCCCCGACCTCTCCTTCGCCAGCGCCCTGGCCCTCGGCGCCGTGGTCAGCCCGCCCGACGCGGTGGCCGCCACGAGCATCGCCCGTCGGCTCGGCCTCCCGCCCCGGCTCGTGACCGTGCTCGAGGGGGAGGGCCTCGTCAACGACGCGACGGCCCTCGTGCTGCTGCGCACCTCGATCGCCGCGGTCGGCGCATCCGTCGACCTGTGGCAGGCCGCCGGCGGCTTCGTGCTCTCCGCGGTGGGCGCCCTGGCCATCGGGATCGCCGTCGGCATCATCACCACCGAGGTGCGGCGACGGCTCGACGACCCGGTCCTCGACACCGCGATCTCCTTCGCCGTGCCGTTCGTCGCCTTCATCCCCGCGGAGGAGGTCGGGGCCTCCGGCGTGCTCGCGGTGGTGGCCGCCGGGATCTGGTCGGGCCACCGGAGCGCGTCGACGCTGTCGGCGCAGTCGCGCATCAACGAGCGGCTCAACTGGCGGACCGTGCTGTTCCTCCTGGAGAACGGCGTCTTCCTCGTGATGGGGCTGGAGCTCCGCGACATCCTCGACGAGGTGCAGGAGGCCGACCTCGGGGTCGGCAGGGCGGTGGCGTACGGGGTCCTCACGCTGGTCGTCCTGACCCTCATCCGCTTCGGGTTCCTGGTGCCGCTGCTGCTCGGACTCCGGCGCCACGAGGAGCACGTCGCGGCGCGCACGCGCCGGGTGCGGCGCGGCCTCGAGCGACTCCGGCGGGAACGGGGCGACGACCGGCCCTCGCGTCGGGAGCGGGCGGCCACGCGGATCCTCCGCCGTCGTCGCGCCGACCTGCAGGCCCTCCGCTCGCACGGGCTCGGATGGCGCGGCGGCCTCGTGCTCGGCTGGGCGGGCATGCGGGGCGTGGTGACGCTCGCGGCCGCGCAGTCGCTGCCGTCGGGGACGCCGTACCGCGCGCAGCTCGTGCTGATCGCCTTCACGGTCGCGATCGTCTCGCTGCTGGTCAACGGCGGCACGCTCCCCGCCGTGATCCGGCTGAGCGGGATCCGCGGCAGCGACGCCGTCGAGGACCAGCGCCAGCTCGCGGGGCTCGTCTCCGAGCTGGCCGAGGCGGGGATCCGCGCCGTCGACGAGGGCGTCCGCCAGCTGCCCGAGGGGACCCTCGTGGACGACGACGTCGTCGAGCGCGTGCGCCGCGACACGGCGCTGAAGGCCGAGTGGGTGACCGAGCGCGCGGACGCCATGGCGGCGGACGACGACGCGCCCCTCAGCCCGCGCGCCGCGTACCTGCTGCTGCGGCGTCACGTCCTCGACGCCGAGCGCGCCGCGCTGCTCGAGGCGCGCGGCACGGGGGAGCATCCGTCGCGCGTGCTCGCTCGCGCCCAGCGCATGCTCGACCAGGAGGAGGCGCGCCTCGGCCGCCAGGCGGACGCCGGCTGAGCGGACCCGCGAGCGCGGCCGCCTAGGATCGGATCATGCCGCGCAGCAATCGACCCCGGGGGAGACGCGCGCGGGAGGAGGAGGACGAGGACGTGCTCACGCGCCTCCTCAGCGGCTCCCAGCACACCGAGACCCGACGGGGCCGCGTCTGGAACGTGCAGCCCGTGTCCGCCGCGCGGGCCCTCAAGCTCTACCGCTGCCCGGGTTGCACCCTCGACATCGAGCCCGGCCACGCGCACGTGGTGGCCTGGCGCGCCGACGGCATGATGGGCGAGCAGAGCGACCTCGCCGCCCGTCGCCACTGGCACACCCACTGCTGGAAGGTCTCATGACGGACACCGCCCCCCGCCCGATCACGAGCTCCACCGAGCTGCCCGCGCGTCGCGAGGACGTCGAGCTCGTCACCGCCGACGGCCTGCGGCTCGTGGGGGAGCTGGCGCTGCCCGCCGACCGGGATCCTGTGGCGACGCTCGTGACGCTGCACCCGCTGCCCACGGCGGGCGGCTTCATGGACTCGCACGTGCTCCGCAAGGCCGCGCTGCGCCTGCCCGCGATGGCCGGGCTGGCGGTGCTGCGCTTCAACACGCGCGGCACGACGTCGGCCCGGGGCACGAGCGAGGGCGCCTTCGACGGCGGGGACGCGGAGCGGCTCGACCTGGCGGCAGCCATGGACCTCGTCGCGGCGCGGGGCCTCCCCGCCCCGTGGATCGTCGGCTGGTCGTTCGGCACGGAGATCGCGCTGAAGCACGGCCGCGAGCACCCCGTCGAGGGCGCCATCCTGCTGTCGCCCCCGCTGCACCGCGCGAGCGCCGACGAGGTGGCCGCGTGGCACGGGGATCCCCGCCGCCTCGTGATCCTCGTGCCCGAGCACGACGACTTCCTGCGGCCCGCCGAGGCGCGCGAGCGCTTCGCGTCGGTGCCGGAGGCGGAGCTGATCGCCGTGGACGGCGCCAAGCACCTGTGGGTGGGGGAGTCGCAGGTGTCGCGCGTGCTCACCGAGATCGTGCGGACGGTCGCCCCTGAGGCGCTGCCGCTGCCGACCGAGTGGCCGGCCGCGCGCTGAACCCGCGCGACGCGGTCAGCGCTCGTTCTGCAGCGGGACCGCGACCTGGCGGATGATCAGCAGCACCGCGGCAGCCACCGGCACCGCGATGAGCGCCCCGAGCACGCCGAGGAGGGTGCCGCCCGTGAGCGCCGCGATCACCACCACGACGCCCGGCACCTTGACCGCGCGGTTCATGATGTTGGGGCTCAGCACGTACGCCTCGATCTGCATGTAGACGAGGTAGTAGACGGCCACGGCGATCCACGTGTTCATCGACTCCGGCAGCAGCACGATCTGGCCGAGCACGATGAGCGCCGAGCCGGTGATCGTGCCTACGAGGGGCAGCAGCGAGAACAGGAACGCGATGAACGCCCACACCGCGGGCAGGGCCGCTCCGACGATGCTGAGGTAGACGAAGCTGAGAACGCCGTTGCAGAGCGCGAGGCCGACCTGGCCCATGACGTAGCGGCCGACGGACTGCGTGATCTGCTCGGCGATGTCGGCGAAGCGGGCGCGGCGCGTGGCCGGCACCAGCTTGTAGAGGCCGCTCTTGAACGAGTTGAGCGAGGCCGTGAAGTACATCGTCAGGATCACGACGATGACCAGGCCGAAGAGGAAGTTGCCGATCGTGAAGGCGACCGTGAGGACGTTGCCCGTGATGGTCGCGACGTTCGAGGCGTTGGAGAGGTACTGGACCAGCTGGTCCGCCCCGGTCTGCACGTCGAAGACCTCGCGCGGCACGAACGACTGCAGGTTCTCGATGAACTGGTCGCCGCTGACGCTCTGCGCGTACTGCACGATCTGCGTGACGAGGGCGCTCGCCTGGTTCACGACGACGGGGATGACCGCCAGCAGCACGCCGGCGAGCGAGCCGAGCAGCGCCAGGAAGATCACGAGGATCGCGACCGGGCGGGGCACGCCCTTGCGCTCGAGGAACGTGACGAGCGGGTCGATGCCGAGGGCCAGGAAGATGGCCGTGCCCACGTAGGTGAGGACGGTGCCGAGCGACACGAGCGCCCCGCCGATGACGAGCGCGGTGAGCACGCCGAGGCCCGCCAGGAGGCCGAGGCGGTAGGGGTTCTGGATCTTCACGTCGTGTGCTCCGAGTCGGCGCGCGATCAGCGCGCGGTGCGGGATTCGTCGTCGTCGGAGGAGGCGTCGTCCGCCTGGGTCAGCACGCCGCGGACGTTCTCGAGGTACGCGGCCACCGCCTCGCGCTCGATCCTAATGCGGTCGAGCCGCTCCTCCGCGTCGGCCACGGTCTCGCGCGCACGGCGCTCCGCGTCGGCCACGGTCGCGCGCGCGCGGCGCTCCGCGTCGGCGATGGCGGCGCGCGCGTCGTGGTCGGCGTCGTCCCGCACCGTGCGGGCGGCGTCGCGGCTCTCCTTCGCGAGCGTCTCCGCCTCCTCGCGCGTGGAGGAGAGCAGCGCCGTCACCTCCTGCAGCCGCGCCTCCGCCTCGCCGAGGTATTCGGCGGTGCGCTCGGCGGCCTCGCGCTGGCGCTCGGCGGCGTCGCGGGCGTCGTGGTCGCGGCGCGCGGTGATCTCGGCGTCGAGGTCGAGGTGGCCCTGCTCGATCTCGCGGCTGAGCATCAGGCGCGCCTCGTCGGCCTCGGCCTGGATCTCGCGC
This window of the Clavibacter sepedonicus genome carries:
- a CDS encoding alpha/beta hydrolase, whose protein sequence is MTDTAPRPITSSTELPARREDVELVTADGLRLVGELALPADRDPVATLVTLHPLPTAGGFMDSHVLRKAALRLPAMAGLAVLRFNTRGTTSARGTSEGAFDGGDAERLDLAAAMDLVAARGLPAPWIVGWSFGTEIALKHGREHPVEGAILLSPPLHRASADEVAAWHGDPRRLVILVPEHDDFLRPAEARERFASVPEAELIAVDGAKHLWVGESQVSRVLTEIVRTVAPEALPLPTEWPAAR
- a CDS encoding aggregation-promoting factor C-terminal-like domain-containing protein codes for the protein MAAPTIAFGAAAAFMLVNVVDPTSGAVANPQYQEYQATVAQLARADAQTLAVPSADTAVEIEPGFESVAAPPPPPPVETPAPSTGSGVGSGSGAKSSGSAGGGAIAIPDPGSAKGIARSILASQGMGDDQYACLDYLWTKESGWRVSAYNPSGAYGIPQALPGSKMASAGADWQTNPATQITWGLGYIDSRYGSPCGAKAHSVLKNWY
- a CDS encoding AI-2E family transporter; this encodes MKIQNPYRLGLLAGLGVLTALVIGGALVSLGTVLTYVGTAIFLALGIDPLVTFLERKGVPRPVAILVIFLALLGSLAGVLLAVIPVVVNQASALVTQIVQYAQSVSGDQFIENLQSFVPREVFDVQTGADQLVQYLSNASNVATITGNVLTVAFTIGNFLFGLVIVVILTMYFTASLNSFKSGLYKLVPATRRARFADIAEQITQSVGRYVMGQVGLALCNGVLSFVYLSIVGAALPAVWAFIAFLFSLLPLVGTITGSALIVLGQIVLLPESMNTWIAVAVYYLVYMQIEAYVLSPNIMNRAVKVPGVVVVIAALTGGTLLGVLGALIAVPVAAAVLLIIRQVAVPLQNER
- a CDS encoding cation:proton antiporter translates to MDYAALGVVGIAILVAVTLVARRIGVATPLVLVLVGVGISYLPGVPPVEVPPELILAGVLPPLLYGAAVTVPLVDFRRNLRTIVSLSVVLVLVSAFGIGLLLYALFPDLSFASALALGAVVSPPDAVAATSIARRLGLPPRLVTVLEGEGLVNDATALVLLRTSIAAVGASVDLWQAAGGFVLSAVGALAIGIAVGIITTEVRRRLDDPVLDTAISFAVPFVAFIPAEEVGASGVLAVVAAGIWSGHRSASTLSAQSRINERLNWRTVLFLLENGVFLVMGLELRDILDEVQEADLGVGRAVAYGVLTLVVLTLIRFGFLVPLLLGLRRHEEHVAARTRRVRRGLERLRRERGDDRPSRRERAATRILRRRRADLQALRSHGLGWRGGLVLGWAGMRGVVTLAAAQSLPSGTPYRAQLVLIAFTVAIVSLLVNGGTLPAVIRLSGIRGSDAVEDQRQLAGLVSELAEAGIRAVDEGVRQLPEGTLVDDDVVERVRRDTALKAEWVTERADAMAADDDAPLSPRAAYLLLRRHVLDAERAALLEARGTGEHPSRVLARAQRMLDQEEARLGRQADAG